The Candidatus Amarolinea dominans genome contains a region encoding:
- a CDS encoding CHAT domain-containing protein codes for MSDTTYLQFDLLIDRGATGYRVRVLNSPAGQASGALTLPPDFAASADWSAPAAARVQGQRLFEAVLAGDVGACYRRSLDEARRQGAGLRLRLRLADAPELSAWPWEYLFDPQQARFLCLTPDTPLVRFLELPIPEHRAIVKPPLRLLVVIANPSDTPALNAAQEWAHLAAAVEPLEARGLLQVERLEQATLPALQRRLRQQDVHLLHFIGHGAFDPTTQEGLLIFEDEARQSRLVSGQTVGTLLGGRPPALVFLNACEGAASSSGNAFAGVAQSLVQQGIPAVIAMQTAISDAAAVALSQEFYGALADGYAVDSALVEARKAVFATGNPLEWGVPVLFMRAPDGRLFDVQPLSQAERQQNQIATLLRQAAGAQAGEDWPTAVQKLQTILQLDPNQTEAARCLRDVQKQQEMVAAFASGQEHYNAGRWRQALDYFLRVQDLGGNFRGVFGLLATVKMKIAQSEQPEPIARQPAATDHAFSEKTQLVYGPIIKALMAGRLVPVLGPGVNLCSRPPGVGWQTGQYLPTADELSTHLADTFGYPLTERSNLAKVAQVIAVMRDVGPLYEELHPIFDANYPPTPVHQLLAALPAALRKQGCAYPHQLIITLNYDDVLERTLQAAGEPCDVVTYVAEGDQRGSFLHDPSGETENILIERPNEYLDLPIDQTAARRMLILKLHGAIDRQHDDADSYVITEDHFINFIPRMDIAAIAPAPLLAFLKRSYFLFLGFDLSAWNSRTVLHRVFSPKRGYAWAVEPEPAIISQKFWSRHNVDILDLSLEQFVAGLSERLQNLFNDGGRGTGSRS; via the coding sequence ATGTCCGACACGACGTATCTGCAATTCGATTTATTGATTGACCGCGGCGCCACGGGCTATCGGGTGCGTGTGCTGAACTCGCCGGCCGGTCAGGCCAGCGGCGCGTTGACCCTGCCGCCGGATTTCGCCGCGTCCGCGGATTGGTCCGCGCCGGCAGCGGCCCGCGTGCAGGGGCAGCGCCTGTTCGAAGCGGTACTGGCCGGCGATGTGGGCGCCTGCTACCGCCGCAGCCTGGACGAAGCGCGGCGTCAGGGCGCGGGGCTGCGCCTGCGCCTGCGTCTGGCCGACGCGCCCGAACTGAGCGCCTGGCCCTGGGAATATCTTTTCGACCCACAGCAAGCTCGATTTCTGTGCCTGACGCCAGACACGCCGCTGGTGCGCTTCCTGGAACTGCCTATCCCGGAACACCGCGCGATCGTCAAACCGCCGCTGCGCCTCCTGGTGGTCATCGCTAACCCGAGCGATACGCCCGCGCTCAACGCCGCGCAAGAATGGGCGCACCTGGCCGCCGCGGTGGAACCCCTGGAGGCGCGCGGCCTGTTGCAGGTGGAGCGGTTGGAGCAGGCGACCCTGCCCGCTCTGCAGCGCCGTTTACGCCAGCAGGATGTGCATTTGCTGCACTTCATTGGCCACGGCGCTTTCGATCCAACCACCCAGGAGGGGCTGCTGATCTTCGAGGATGAGGCGCGCCAGAGTCGGCTGGTCAGCGGACAAACCGTGGGCACCCTGTTGGGCGGCCGCCCGCCCGCGCTGGTGTTTCTCAACGCGTGCGAAGGCGCGGCCAGCAGCAGCGGTAATGCCTTTGCCGGGGTGGCGCAGAGCCTGGTACAGCAGGGCATCCCTGCCGTCATCGCCATGCAGACCGCCATCAGCGATGCGGCCGCCGTGGCCCTGAGCCAGGAATTCTACGGCGCGCTGGCTGATGGCTATGCCGTGGACAGCGCGCTGGTGGAAGCGCGTAAAGCCGTGTTTGCCACCGGCAACCCGCTGGAATGGGGCGTGCCGGTGCTGTTCATGCGCGCTCCGGATGGCCGCCTGTTCGATGTGCAGCCGTTGAGCCAGGCTGAACGGCAGCAGAATCAGATCGCCACGCTGCTGCGTCAGGCCGCGGGCGCACAGGCCGGCGAGGACTGGCCCACCGCCGTTCAGAAACTACAGACGATTCTGCAACTCGATCCAAACCAGACCGAAGCGGCTCGTTGCTTGCGTGATGTGCAAAAACAGCAGGAAATGGTCGCAGCCTTTGCCAGCGGGCAGGAGCACTATAACGCCGGCCGCTGGCGGCAGGCGCTCGATTATTTCCTGCGCGTGCAAGACCTGGGCGGCAACTTCAGGGGGGTCTTTGGCCTGTTGGCCACCGTCAAGATGAAGATCGCGCAGAGCGAACAACCCGAGCCAATCGCCCGCCAGCCCGCTGCTACCGATCATGCGTTTTCGGAGAAAACGCAATTGGTGTATGGTCCGATCATCAAGGCGCTGATGGCCGGACGCCTGGTGCCGGTGTTGGGGCCAGGCGTCAACCTGTGCAGCCGGCCGCCCGGCGTCGGTTGGCAGACCGGCCAATACCTGCCTACGGCCGATGAACTGTCCACGCACCTGGCTGACACCTTTGGGTATCCCCTGACCGAGCGCTCAAATCTGGCCAAAGTCGCGCAAGTCATCGCGGTCATGCGCGATGTGGGCCCGCTCTATGAAGAACTGCACCCTATCTTCGATGCCAACTATCCGCCAACGCCGGTACACCAATTGCTGGCCGCTCTGCCCGCCGCGCTGCGCAAGCAGGGCTGCGCTTATCCGCATCAACTAATTATTACTCTTAACTACGATGATGTTCTGGAGCGCACCTTGCAGGCCGCGGGCGAACCGTGCGATGTCGTAACCTATGTGGCGGAAGGCGATCAGCGGGGATCTTTCCTGCACGACCCCAGCGGCGAGACAGAGAATATCCTGATCGAGCGGCCCAATGAGTACCTGGATCTACCGATTGATCAGACCGCGGCCCGGCGCATGCTCATTCTCAAGCTTCATGGCGCCATTGACCGCCAGCACGACGACGCTGACAGCTATGTCATCACCGAGGATCATTTCATCAACTTCATCCCGCGCATGGACATCGCTGCCATTGCGCCGGCGCCGCTTCTCGCCTTTCTCAAACGCAGCTACTTTCTCTTCCTCGGCTTCGATCTGAGCGCCTGGAACTCGCGCACGGTCTTGCACCGTGTTTTCTCCCCCAAGCGTGGCTATGCCTGGGCCGTGGAGCCGGAACCGGCCATCATCAGCCAAAAATTCTGGAGCCGTCACAACGTGGACATCCTCGACCTGAGCCTGGAGCAGTTCGTGGCCGGCTTGAGTGAACGTCTGCAAAACCTCTTTAACGACGGGGGACGGGGAACCGGGAGCCGTTCATGA
- the eno gene encoding phosphopyruvate hydratase — protein sequence MTIIEDITAREILDSRGNPTVEVEVVLTDGYSGMAAVPSGASTGVHEALELRDGDKSRYGGKGVLKAVENINDKIAEQLLGWDALDQVGIDNFLIGLDGTPTKRNLGANAILGVSLAVAKAAAAAVGLPLYRYLGGVSARTLPVPMMNILNGGKHAVNSTDFQEFMVMPVGAPTFREGLRWGAETYAALKKVLTKKGFGTNVGDEGGFAPSLGSNAEAIEVILQAIEVAGYKPGVDIWIALDPAASEIYDAERKVYVLAKEGREMTSEAMVEFYVGWANQYPIISLEDGLAEDDWEGWQHLNAKLGHRLQIVGDDLLVTNVERIERAIAEKSCNSLLCKVNQIGTLTESIAAVDMSHRAGWTVVTSHRSGETEDSTIADLVVGLNCGQIKTGAPARSDRVAKYNQLLRIEEQLGKAAVYPGLKAFRQKHQDS from the coding sequence ATGACTATCATCGAAGATATTACGGCCCGTGAGATCCTGGATTCGCGCGGCAACCCCACGGTTGAGGTTGAGGTGGTATTGACCGATGGCTACAGCGGCATGGCGGCGGTGCCGTCCGGCGCTTCCACCGGTGTGCATGAGGCGCTGGAGTTGCGCGATGGCGATAAGTCGCGCTATGGCGGCAAAGGTGTGCTGAAGGCGGTGGAGAACATCAACGACAAGATCGCCGAGCAACTACTGGGCTGGGACGCGCTCGACCAGGTGGGGATTGACAACTTCCTCATCGGCCTGGACGGCACGCCCACCAAGCGCAACCTGGGCGCCAATGCCATCCTGGGTGTTTCACTGGCCGTGGCCAAGGCGGCCGCGGCGGCCGTCGGCCTGCCGCTCTACCGCTACCTGGGCGGCGTCAGTGCGCGCACCCTGCCAGTGCCGATGATGAACATCCTCAACGGCGGCAAGCATGCGGTCAACTCCACCGATTTTCAGGAGTTCATGGTGATGCCGGTGGGCGCGCCGACCTTCCGCGAGGGCCTGCGCTGGGGCGCGGAGACCTACGCGGCGCTGAAGAAGGTGCTGACCAAGAAGGGCTTCGGCACCAATGTGGGCGACGAGGGCGGTTTTGCGCCGTCGCTCGGCTCCAACGCCGAGGCCATCGAGGTGATCTTGCAGGCCATCGAGGTCGCCGGTTACAAGCCGGGTGTGGACATCTGGATTGCCCTGGATCCGGCTGCGAGTGAGATTTATGACGCGGAGCGCAAAGTCTATGTCCTGGCCAAGGAAGGCCGCGAGATGACCAGCGAGGCGATGGTAGAGTTCTACGTGGGCTGGGCAAATCAGTACCCGATCATCTCGCTGGAAGATGGCCTGGCCGAGGATGATTGGGAAGGCTGGCAGCATCTGAATGCCAAATTGGGCCACAGACTGCAGATCGTAGGCGATGACCTGCTGGTGACGAACGTGGAGCGCATCGAGCGTGCCATTGCCGAGAAATCGTGCAACTCCCTGCTGTGCAAGGTCAATCAGATCGGCACACTGACCGAGTCCATCGCCGCGGTGGACATGAGCCATCGCGCCGGCTGGACCGTCGTCACCTCGCACCGCTCCGGCGAGACCGAGGACTCGACGATTGCCGACCTGGTTGTGGGCCTGAACTGCGGCCAGATCAAGACCGGCGCGCCGGCCCGTTCGGACCGCGTGGCGAAGTATAATCAACTGCTGCGCATCGAAGAGCAACTGGGCAAAGCCGCGGTTTACCCCGGCCTCAAGGCGTTCCGTCAGAAGCACCAGGACAGTTAG
- a CDS encoding nucleotidyltransferase domain-containing protein, whose protein sequence is MDTSTYPAGDMARYVAVCRRSQQQLAAHHACLACQARAEASRLADHLRQQYSMHRVILFGSLVRGGFVEGSDWRTRRLHLTLNLGRVDCVDCP, encoded by the coding sequence ATGGACACATCAACCTATCCTGCCGGCGACATGGCGCGGTACGTGGCGGTTTGTCGGCGCAGCCAGCAGCAGTTGGCAGCCCATCACGCATGCCTCGCCTGCCAAGCGCGCGCAGAGGCCAGCCGTTTGGCCGATCATCTGCGCCAGCAGTACAGCATGCATCGCGTGATCCTGTTCGGCTCCCTGGTGCGCGGCGGCTTCGTAGAGGGATCCGACTGGAGAACGCGCAGACTTCATCTGACTCTTAACCTTGGACGCGTAGACTGTGTTGATTGCCCCTGA
- a CDS encoding DUF87 domain-containing protein, translating to MQDFEKLGVFYLGREYDLARKAAEDSPILYDSKDLVTHAVCVGMTGSGKTGLCISLIEEAAIDGIPSILIDPKGDLSNLFLTFPQLRGEDFLPWINAEDAAKKGLSPEDYANQQAATWKKGLGDWGEDGGRIQRLRDAAEFAIYTPGSNAGMPVSILKSFAVPPFEILDDGEMLQERINTTVTSLLGMVGISADPLTSREHILVSTIIARTWLDGHDLDLASLIQAIQTPPMTRIGVLDLEAFYPARDRFNLVLALNNLVASPGFATWMEGVPLDIGQILYTPKGKPRVAIFSIAHLGDAERMFFVSLLLNQFLGWMRTQSGTTSLRALVYMDEIFGYFPPVANPPSKLPLLTLLKQARAFGVGIVLATQNPVDLDYKGLSNTGTWFIGRLQTERDKARVMDGLEGAVTAAGASFDRSRMEQIISGLGNRVFLMNNTHEDEPVVFTTRWAMSYLRGPLTRSQIKILMDPYKARLPIAAPAAATRTRPAAAAAVTGASDDAAPPPTSFDEDAPAAVALGKAPARATPGAQAAGLQPTLPPDVSQFFIPVRGSGGMLVYQPMLVGAAKIRYADARSKIDTADSTIVVTAISDAAVPVNWDESVAPEWSLKDVEKKPSKPGQFADLPVAAGRAKSYVSWSRDFVDWVYSTRRLELFRSPGTGAISNPGESERDFRVRLSQVVHEQRDEAADTLRRKYAPKRAALVEKLRRAQQAEDREQNQASQAKMQTAISVGATILGAFLGRKTVSSSTVGKATTAARGVGRAMQQGDDVTRAQENVRVLQQQLEDLDAELESDIKALAARNDPAIEDMDTLVLKPKKSDIAVQLVSLVWTPYWQNANGMLTPAW from the coding sequence ATGCAGGATTTCGAAAAACTCGGTGTGTTCTACCTGGGACGCGAGTATGACCTGGCCCGCAAAGCGGCGGAGGATAGCCCCATCCTCTACGACTCCAAAGACCTGGTTACCCACGCGGTCTGTGTCGGCATGACCGGTTCGGGCAAGACCGGCCTCTGTATCAGCCTGATCGAAGAAGCCGCGATTGACGGCATCCCATCCATTTTGATTGACCCCAAGGGCGACCTGAGCAACCTGTTCCTGACTTTCCCGCAACTGCGCGGCGAGGACTTCCTGCCCTGGATCAACGCCGAAGATGCCGCCAAGAAGGGCCTGTCGCCTGAAGACTACGCCAATCAGCAGGCCGCCACCTGGAAAAAAGGCCTGGGCGATTGGGGCGAGGACGGCGGCCGCATCCAGCGCCTGCGCGATGCCGCGGAGTTCGCCATCTACACCCCGGGCAGCAACGCCGGCATGCCGGTGTCTATCCTCAAATCGTTCGCGGTGCCGCCGTTCGAGATCCTGGACGATGGTGAGATGCTGCAAGAGCGCATCAACACCACCGTCACCAGCCTGCTGGGCATGGTGGGCATCAGCGCCGACCCGCTGACCAGTCGCGAGCACATCCTGGTCTCCACCATCATCGCCCGGACCTGGCTCGATGGTCACGATCTCGATCTGGCTTCGCTCATCCAGGCGATTCAGACTCCGCCCATGACCCGCATCGGCGTGCTCGATCTGGAGGCATTCTACCCGGCCAGAGATCGTTTCAACCTGGTGCTTGCGCTCAACAATCTGGTGGCCTCGCCCGGCTTTGCCACCTGGATGGAAGGCGTACCCCTGGACATCGGTCAAATCCTCTACACGCCCAAGGGCAAACCGCGCGTCGCCATCTTCTCGATTGCCCATCTCGGCGACGCCGAGCGCATGTTTTTCGTCTCCCTGTTGCTCAACCAGTTCCTCGGTTGGATGCGCACCCAGTCGGGCACTACCAGCCTGCGCGCGCTGGTCTACATGGATGAGATTTTTGGCTATTTCCCGCCCGTTGCCAACCCGCCCTCCAAGCTGCCGCTGTTGACCCTGCTCAAGCAGGCGCGCGCGTTTGGCGTGGGCATCGTCCTGGCCACGCAGAACCCGGTTGACCTGGATTACAAGGGCCTGAGCAATACCGGCACCTGGTTCATTGGCCGCCTGCAGACCGAGCGCGACAAGGCGCGCGTGATGGACGGCCTGGAGGGCGCGGTCACCGCGGCCGGCGCCAGTTTCGACCGCTCCCGCATGGAGCAGATCATCTCAGGGCTGGGCAATCGCGTCTTCCTGATGAACAACACGCACGAGGATGAGCCGGTGGTCTTCACCACGCGCTGGGCCATGTCCTACCTGCGCGGGCCGTTGACACGCAGCCAGATCAAGATATTGATGGATCCGTACAAGGCGCGCCTGCCCATTGCCGCGCCCGCGGCGGCGACCAGAACCAGGCCGGCGGCGGCAGCGGCGGTGACTGGGGCGTCTGACGACGCCGCACCGCCGCCCACATCTTTTGATGAGGATGCCCCGGCTGCCGTGGCCCTGGGCAAAGCGCCGGCCAGGGCCACACCAGGCGCCCAGGCCGCCGGCCTGCAACCCACCCTGCCGCCAGATGTCAGCCAGTTCTTCATTCCTGTGCGCGGCAGCGGCGGCATGTTGGTCTATCAGCCCATGCTCGTGGGCGCCGCCAAGATTCGCTATGCCGATGCGCGGTCGAAAATTGATACCGCAGACAGCACCATTGTGGTGACCGCCATCAGCGACGCGGCGGTGCCGGTCAACTGGGATGAGAGCGTCGCACCAGAGTGGAGCCTGAAGGATGTGGAGAAGAAGCCATCCAAGCCCGGCCAGTTTGCGGACCTGCCGGTGGCGGCCGGCCGCGCGAAGAGTTACGTGTCATGGAGCCGTGATTTTGTAGATTGGGTCTACAGCACGCGCCGGTTGGAGCTTTTCCGCAGTCCCGGCACCGGCGCCATTTCCAACCCCGGTGAAAGCGAGCGCGACTTCCGCGTGCGCCTGAGCCAGGTGGTGCATGAGCAGCGCGATGAGGCAGCCGACACCCTGCGCAGGAAATACGCGCCGAAGCGCGCCGCGCTCGTGGAGAAGCTTCGCCGCGCGCAGCAGGCGGAGGATCGCGAACAGAACCAGGCCAGCCAGGCCAAGATGCAGACCGCCATTTCGGTCGGCGCCACGATCCTCGGCGCCTTCCTGGGACGCAAGACGGTCAGCAGCTCAACCGTGGGCAAGGCCACAACGGCCGCGCGCGGGGTGGGCCGCGCCATGCAGCAGGGCGATGACGTGACGCGTGCGCAGGAGAATGTACGCGTGCTGCAGCAGCAGTTGGAAGACCTGGACGCCGAATTGGAGTCGGACATCAAGGCGTTGGCAGCCAGGAACGATCCAGCCATCGAGGACATGGACACGCTGGTGCTCAAACCCAAGAAGAGCGATATTGCAGTCCAGCTCGTTTCACTCGTATGGACGCCTTACTGGCAGAACGCCAATGGGATGCTGACGCCGGCGTGGTAG
- a CDS encoding SUMF1/EgtB/PvdO family nonheme iron enzyme has product MGSRDDPDAERDEQPHRLEIPYGYWIGRYPVTNAQFGEFAAAGGYREARYWGEAKAAGYWNSDGFKGRRDYERRQTPSNFGEPRNLPNHPVVEVSWYEGLAYTRWLQEWLTGQIPAGWRVRLPNEPEWEKAARGGIEIPAQALMRLVAQGLTDERAPRMQLNPLERQRYPWGNEPDANRANYDESGIGTTSAVGCFAGGASVYGVEELSGNVWEWTRSLWGSDYQKPSYGYPYVATDGRENLAVGSSDLRIIRGDSYYVNKTLVRCARRFRYFPLNWNFNLGFRVVVSP; this is encoded by the coding sequence ATGGGAAGCCGGGACGATCCGGATGCGGAGAGGGACGAGCAGCCGCACCGGCTGGAAATCCCTTACGGCTACTGGATCGGCCGCTACCCGGTGACGAATGCGCAGTTCGGGGAGTTCGCGGCCGCAGGCGGCTACCGCGAGGCGCGTTACTGGGGCGAGGCTAAGGCGGCCGGGTATTGGAATTCGGACGGGTTTAAGGGGAGACGGGACTACGAGCGGCGCCAGACGCCGTCCAATTTTGGCGAGCCGCGCAATCTTCCGAATCACCCGGTCGTCGAGGTGAGCTGGTACGAGGGGCTGGCGTACACGCGCTGGCTGCAGGAATGGCTGACGGGACAGATCCCGGCCGGGTGGCGCGTGCGTCTGCCCAACGAACCGGAGTGGGAGAAGGCGGCGCGGGGCGGGATCGAGATACCGGCGCAGGCGTTGATGCGGTTGGTTGCCCAAGGGCTGACCGACGAGAGGGCGCCGCGAATGCAGCTCAATCCCCTGGAACGGCAGCGCTACCCGTGGGGGAACGAGCCGGACGCCAACCGGGCGAACTACGACGAGAGCGGGATCGGGACGACGAGCGCGGTGGGCTGTTTTGCGGGCGGCGCGAGTGTGTATGGGGTGGAGGAGCTGAGCGGCAATGTGTGGGAATGGACGCGCAGCCTGTGGGGATCCGACTACCAAAAGCCCAGTTACGGCTATCCGTATGTGGCAACGGATGGCCGCGAGAACCTGGCGGTCGGATCTTCTGATCTGCGGATCATACGAGGAGATTCTTATTATGTCAACAAAACCCTCGTTCGGTGCGCCCGGCGCTTCAGGTACTTCCCGCTCAATTGGAACTTCAACCTCGGTTTTCGGGTGGTGGTGTCCCCATGA
- a CDS encoding serpin family protein — protein sequence MKPDRTSLTRLVTGNNGFAVDLYRQLSKAQGNLFCSPFSLSSALAMTFAGARGNTAGQMAQTLHFDLDDEALHAAFAQLQASLAAAQRPGQVQLALANSIWPQIGYPFLPEFLALLQRFYGVSITPVDYATATETARQAINTWAEQHTAGKIKDLLEPGILDELTRLVLVNAIYFKGTWLYQFDPARTAEARFWLTASEHVTAPLMQQNCRLPYAEVDDIQVLSLPYADDALSMVVLLPAREKGLAGLDALFTAERLDHWLLGLREREVQVFLPRFKISSTLRLDATLQALGMTDAFDDMIADFSGMDGIPRWLYIAAAVQKAWVQVNEEGTEAAAATAVVMNFRGVSEPSPVFRADHPFVFLIMDHATRSILFCGRVVDPSGAE from the coding sequence ATGAAACCTGATCGAACATCCCTGACCCGGCTCGTGACGGGGAACAACGGCTTTGCCGTTGATCTCTACCGGCAGCTCAGCAAGGCCCAGGGCAATCTTTTTTGTTCTCCGTTTTCGTTGTCCAGCGCGCTGGCGATGACCTTCGCCGGCGCGCGCGGCAACACGGCCGGCCAAATGGCCCAGACTCTGCACTTCGACCTGGACGACGAGGCGCTTCACGCTGCTTTTGCCCAACTGCAGGCCAGCCTGGCCGCGGCCCAACGACCCGGCCAGGTGCAGTTGGCGTTGGCGAACTCCATCTGGCCGCAGATCGGCTACCCGTTCCTGCCAGAATTCCTGGCGCTGCTGCAGCGGTTCTACGGCGTCAGCATCACGCCCGTGGATTATGCCACAGCGACCGAGACGGCGCGCCAGGCAATCAACACCTGGGCCGAGCAGCACACCGCCGGCAAAATCAAGGACCTGTTGGAACCCGGCATTCTCGACGAATTGACGCGCCTGGTGCTGGTCAACGCCATTTACTTCAAGGGAACCTGGCTCTACCAGTTCGATCCGGCGCGCACGGCCGAGGCGCGCTTCTGGCTGACGGCCAGTGAGCACGTCACCGCGCCGCTCATGCAGCAGAACTGCCGCCTGCCGTATGCAGAGGTTGACGACATCCAGGTCTTGAGCCTGCCCTACGCCGACGACGCTCTTTCGATGGTCGTGCTCTTGCCTGCCAGGGAAAAGGGGCTGGCCGGTCTCGACGCGCTGTTCACCGCGGAACGCCTGGATCACTGGCTGTTGGGCCTGCGAGAGCGAGAGGTGCAGGTCTTCCTGCCGCGGTTCAAGATCTCCAGCACCCTCAGGCTGGACGCCACCCTGCAAGCGTTGGGCATGACCGACGCGTTCGACGATATGATCGCCGACTTTTCCGGCATGGACGGCATCCCACGCTGGCTCTACATCGCCGCAGCGGTGCAGAAGGCCTGGGTGCAGGTGAACGAGGAGGGTACGGAGGCGGCCGCGGCCACAGCCGTTGTCATGAACTTTCGCGGTGTGTCAGAGCCATCGCCGGTCTTTCGGGCCGATCATCCCTTCGTCTTTCTCATCATGGACCACGCCACGCGCAGCATTCTGTTTTGCGGCCGCGTGGTGGATCCCAGCGGCGCGGAGTAG
- a CDS encoding DUF4397 domain-containing protein: protein MKFGRLFKSTVLLVMVAALMVSALSAYAAGPRVRVVHASPDAPAVDVWVDGAKAFTNAPFKGITQYAGLTAGEHKVQVVPTGQTEPAVISATLTLDNDKDYTVVAVGKLANIEPLVLVDNNSAPAAGKAHVRFVHASPDAPAVDIAVKGGAVIFSNVAFKGVGDYTPVDAGTYDLEVRLAGTETVALSVPGVKLDDGSVYTVFAMGLAGGEPALVAVPSVDSTHVSAAAPTTLPTTGGENIMLLALLAGAALLMMGGGVRMAAKRNR from the coding sequence ATGAAGTTCGGTCGTCTTTTCAAGAGCACAGTGTTGCTTGTGATGGTTGCCGCCCTGATGGTTTCTGCGCTCAGCGCGTATGCCGCAGGCCCACGGGTCCGTGTTGTTCATGCTTCACCGGATGCACCGGCTGTTGATGTGTGGGTAGATGGGGCCAAGGCTTTCACCAATGCACCGTTCAAGGGCATTACGCAGTACGCCGGTCTGACCGCGGGCGAGCACAAGGTGCAGGTTGTTCCCACAGGCCAGACTGAACCGGCCGTGATTTCCGCTACATTGACCCTGGACAACGACAAGGATTACACCGTTGTCGCCGTTGGTAAGCTCGCCAACATCGAGCCGCTGGTTCTGGTTGATAACAACAGCGCCCCGGCCGCTGGCAAGGCTCACGTGCGCTTCGTCCATGCGTCTCCTGACGCTCCGGCCGTTGATATTGCCGTCAAGGGTGGGGCAGTGATCTTCAGCAACGTGGCCTTCAAGGGTGTAGGCGACTACACGCCGGTGGATGCCGGCACGTATGACCTGGAAGTGCGCCTGGCCGGCACTGAGACTGTAGCTCTGTCCGTTCCTGGCGTCAAGCTGGACGATGGCTCGGTTTACACCGTCTTCGCGATGGGTCTGGCTGGCGGTGAGCCGGCGCTGGTAGCGGTTCCGAGTGTGGATTCGACCCATGTGAGCGCCGCTGCGCCGACAACCCTGCCCACGACTGGCGGCGAGAACATCATGCTGTTGGCCCTGTTGGCTGGCGCTGCTCTCCTGATGATGGGCGGCGGTGTGCGTATGGCCGCTAAGCGCAACCGCTAA